The Geotrypetes seraphini chromosome 8, aGeoSer1.1, whole genome shotgun sequence genome includes a region encoding these proteins:
- the LOC117365603 gene encoding microtubule-associated proteins 1A/1B light chain 3C-like isoform X3 — translation MRKKFPRKLPVIVERYPKEKILPVLDKMKFLVPQELTLGQFMAIIRSPPRLLTDSSLKFSRNHSWRSWNRMPIGPSQSLYFLVNNCSLVGMSLSMAEVYTENRDEDGFLYITYASQEAFG, via the exons atgagaaagaagttTCCCCGGAAGCTTCCA GTAATTGTGGAGCGTTATCCCAAAGAGAAAATTTTACCTGTCTTAGACAAGATGAAATTTCTGGTGCCACAAGAGCTGACCTTGGGACAGTTTATGGCTATTATCAG ATCTCCTCCTAGACTACTAACTGATTCATCACTGAAGTTCAGCAGAAATCACTCCTGGAGATCATG GAATCGGATGCCCATTGGCCCCTCGCAGAGCTTATATTTCCTGGTGAATAACTGCAGCCTTGTGGGTATGTCTCTGAGCATGGCTGAGGTCTATACTGAGAACCGGGATGAGGATGGTTTCCTGTATATAACCTATGCATCCCAAGAAGCTTTTGGTTAA
- the LOC117365603 gene encoding microtubule-associated proteins 1A/1B light chain 3C-like isoform X2: MPPVERSLECRPFKQRKCLALRRDEVNGMRKKFPRKLPVIVERYPKEKILPVLDKMKFLVPQELTLGQFMAIIRNRMPIGPSQSLYFLVNNCSLVGMSLSMAEVYTENRDEDGFLYITYASQEAFG; this comes from the exons ATGCCACCAGTGGAGAGGAGCctagagtgcagacccttcaaacaAAGGAAGTGTCTGG CTCTGAGGAGGGATGAGGTgaatgggatgagaaagaagttTCCCCGGAAGCTTCCA GTAATTGTGGAGCGTTATCCCAAAGAGAAAATTTTACCTGTCTTAGACAAGATGAAATTTCTGGTGCCACAAGAGCTGACCTTGGGACAGTTTATGGCTATTATCAG GAATCGGATGCCCATTGGCCCCTCGCAGAGCTTATATTTCCTGGTGAATAACTGCAGCCTTGTGGGTATGTCTCTGAGCATGGCTGAGGTCTATACTGAGAACCGGGATGAGGATGGTTTCCTGTATATAACCTATGCATCCCAAGAAGCTTTTGGTTAA